The Saprospiraceae bacterium genome includes a window with the following:
- a CDS encoding class I SAM-dependent methyltransferase: MFYLSKIKLYIVFFAILSLGCKDNNFNFKPSEVSESRPIDDNDTDNEENSVNVGRAIWQKPGMVIDRLGDISDKTIADIGAGTGYFSLKLAYKAKKVIAVEIEPELLLYIDSSKVKLPEDKRKRIETRLASADNPNLHAEEADIILIINTIAYIEDIPKYLMTLKKGLKMDGIIMVIDYKMKRLPINAPPKTERVYLDKLEDMFIDAGYKIIKTDDTSLDYQYILKVQKV; the protein is encoded by the coding sequence ATGTTTTACCTTTCAAAAATAAAACTATATATTGTTTTTTTTGCAATCCTTTCTTTGGGTTGTAAAGACAATAATTTTAATTTTAAGCCATCTGAAGTCAGTGAATCAAGGCCCATAGATGACAATGATACAGATAACGAAGAAAATAGTGTAAATGTAGGACGGGCCATATGGCAGAAACCCGGGATGGTCATCGACAGGCTGGGGGATATTTCAGATAAAACTATAGCTGATATTGGAGCAGGAACAGGATATTTTTCTTTGAAATTGGCATACAAGGCTAAAAAGGTCATTGCTGTAGAAATCGAACCGGAACTATTGCTATATATAGATTCATCAAAAGTAAAATTACCCGAAGACAAAAGAAAAAGAATCGAAACCAGATTGGCCTCAGCTGACAACCCTAATTTGCATGCGGAAGAGGCAGACATAATTTTGATTATCAATACAATAGCTTATATTGAAGATATTCCAAAGTATCTTATGACTTTAAAAAAAGGGCTTAAAATGGATGGGATCATCATGGTGATTGATTATAAAATGAAGAGATTACCCATCAACGCTCCTCCGAAAACAGAAAGGGTTTATCTCGATAAGCTCGAAGATATGTTTATAGATGCAGGATATAAAATTATAAAAACTGATGATACATCTCTGGATTACCAATACATTTTAAAAGTTCAAAAAGTTTAA
- a CDS encoding DUF1501 domain-containing protein — MENRRLFLKKGGVAILGLGIAGIPDFVRAAVLDQKRISKNKILICIFQRGAMDGLMAVTPFNDIHLKNARPGIFMEAGNGKPLIDLDNTFGLHPGFRDFESVFRSKNLAVIHGMGSPNKTRSHFDAQDYMENGTPFHKGTRDGWLNRLLNQKKLSHNTFSGVSLTSSLPKSFYGDFPCLAVRDFNDFKLKGGAGKISLKQSAESFEELYDLTTDELQKQTSKESFEAIKMVEKLNFKNYSPSSGSKYPVSPLGTSLKQIAHLIKSDVGLEVAFAESNGWDTHFNQGTDSGIFARNANDLSKSVMALWNDLGTYQDDVVIMTMTEFGRTVKQNGTNGTDHGRASCSFVIGKNIAGGKVYHKMSDLSAENLEDGRDLPVTIDFRSVFNEVAEKHMKVSIPDILFPDWHGGNLSFIT; from the coding sequence ATGGAAAACAGAAGATTATTTTTAAAAAAAGGTGGTGTAGCCATTTTGGGTTTAGGTATTGCGGGTATACCGGATTTTGTAAGAGCGGCCGTCCTTGATCAAAAAAGAATATCAAAAAATAAGATACTGATATGTATCTTCCAACGTGGTGCTATGGATGGTCTGATGGCTGTGACTCCTTTTAATGACATACACTTAAAAAATGCTCGTCCCGGCATTTTTATGGAAGCCGGAAATGGAAAACCCTTAATAGATCTGGACAATACATTTGGGTTGCATCCGGGATTCAGAGATTTTGAATCAGTATTTCGGTCAAAAAATCTGGCTGTCATACACGGAATGGGCTCGCCAAATAAGACCCGCAGCCATTTTGATGCCCAGGATTATATGGAAAATGGAACACCATTTCACAAGGGCACTCGCGATGGTTGGCTCAATAGACTCCTCAATCAAAAAAAATTAAGCCATAACACCTTTAGTGGAGTAAGTTTAACATCTAGCCTGCCTAAATCGTTTTATGGCGACTTTCCATGTCTTGCTGTTCGGGATTTTAATGATTTCAAACTAAAAGGAGGCGCGGGGAAAATCAGTTTGAAACAATCAGCAGAGAGTTTTGAAGAGTTATATGACCTTACGACCGATGAACTTCAAAAACAAACGTCCAAAGAGTCCTTTGAAGCTATAAAAATGGTGGAAAAGCTCAATTTTAAAAACTATTCACCTTCTTCAGGCTCAAAATATCCGGTTTCGCCGTTGGGAACCTCCTTGAAGCAGATAGCTCACCTGATCAAATCTGATGTAGGCCTGGAAGTAGCATTTGCAGAAAGCAACGGTTGGGATACACATTTTAATCAGGGGACTGATTCAGGTATTTTTGCCAGAAATGCCAATGATCTCAGCAAATCTGTGATGGCTTTGTGGAATGATTTAGGTACTTATCAAGATGATGTGGTGATCATGACGATGACGGAGTTTGGACGCACGGTAAAACAAAACGGTACCAATGGAACAGATCATGGAAGGGCTTCCTGTAGTTTTGTGATTGGAAAAAACATTGCAGGGGGAAAGGTTTATCATAAGATGTCAGATTTATCTGCTGAAAATCTTGAAGATGGCAGAGACCTTCCGGTGACCATAGACTTCAGATCAGTGTTCAATGAAGTTGCTGAAAAACATATGAAAGTATCTATACCAGACATTTTATTCCCTGACTGGCATGGAGGCAATCTTTCCTTTATAACATAA
- a CDS encoding phosphoribosyltransferase: MVVLDQYRIKHKIARLSYEILENNENEEMIVMAGINNNGYRFAELICASLTTITSKKIILTRIKINPAKPLSTPVEIDPLIPEEVNKTVIIVDDVANSGRTIFYAFKVFLDHLLAKIEVAVLVDRKHKLFPVKVDYVGLSLATTVHENIKANLCDEENMTVVLS; this comes from the coding sequence ATGGTAGTTCTGGACCAGTATCGTATAAAACACAAAATAGCACGTCTTTCTTATGAAATTCTTGAAAATAATGAAAATGAAGAAATGATCGTAATGGCAGGGATTAATAATAATGGTTACAGATTTGCCGAATTGATATGTGCTTCTCTAACAACTATCACATCCAAAAAAATCATATTAACAAGGATTAAGATCAACCCAGCCAAACCATTATCTACTCCTGTTGAAATCGATCCATTGATACCTGAAGAAGTAAATAAAACCGTAATTATTGTAGATGACGTAGCCAATTCGGGGAGAACTATCTTTTATGCTTTTAAGGTGTTTTTGGACCATCTTTTGGCAAAAATTGAAGTTGCTGTGCTCGTAGACAGAAAACACAAACTATTTCCCGTTAAGGTGGATTATGTTGGGCTTTCATTAGCAACTACTGTTCATGAAAACATTAAAGCCAATCTGTGCGATGAAGAAAACATGACTGTAGTTTTGTCCTGA
- the dacB gene encoding D-alanyl-D-alanine carboxypeptidase/D-alanyl-D-alanine-endopeptidase, with protein sequence MQFKIDSIVNHSIYKDVKLGISVRDAESGEILADVYKDMMMIPASSLKLITTLSSLDILGNDFQYETRVSYDGILHDNGILEGNVYIEGSGDPSLGSERIPGVLSTSLLLSNIVQDIKKAGILCIEGKIIADASSFACQPVSPSWHWSDLGNYYAAGAWALNIHENSYNLWYECDGPVGALTKIAYYEPHIPDLAFENDVRIGKAYTGDNAYIFGGPYTNIKKVTGTLPKGKSLYKIRGSMPDPTHFFTFSLKKELEKNNMGSDTVFTLLQPDQYKYTRKEISNYRSPDLKTLVKYTNESSINLYAESILRTLGLKEFHDGSDSAGIAAIKKQLFSFGFDESSFTLDDGSGLSTKNQVSADLLSRFLVQFLKSKDRALVKEIIPSVGERGTVKRLLVNSEAKGKIWAKSGSMNNVLSYTGYCETESGRFIAFSIILNTHDAHGKQPRRGELEKILEAIYKFC encoded by the coding sequence TTGCAATTTAAGATAGATTCAATAGTAAATCATTCAATATATAAGGATGTTAAGTTGGGGATATCTGTCAGGGATGCTGAATCAGGTGAAATTCTTGCTGATGTCTACAAGGATATGATGATGATACCGGCATCTTCGCTAAAATTAATTACAACCCTGTCATCATTAGATATTCTGGGTAATGATTTTCAGTATGAAACTAGGGTTTCCTATGATGGCATCTTGCATGACAATGGAATATTGGAAGGGAATGTATATATCGAAGGTTCCGGCGATCCATCACTGGGCTCTGAGAGAATACCTGGAGTATTGTCCACATCATTATTGTTATCAAATATAGTTCAGGATATTAAAAAAGCCGGCATTTTATGTATAGAAGGTAAAATTATCGCAGATGCTTCATCTTTTGCATGCCAACCCGTTTCTCCTTCGTGGCATTGGTCTGATTTGGGCAATTATTACGCAGCAGGGGCATGGGCATTGAATATTCATGAAAACTCCTATAATTTATGGTATGAATGTGACGGCCCTGTCGGTGCTTTAACCAAAATTGCATATTATGAACCCCACATTCCTGACCTGGCTTTTGAAAATGATGTCAGAATCGGTAAAGCATATACAGGTGACAATGCGTACATCTTTGGTGGCCCTTATACCAATATAAAAAAGGTCACGGGTACTTTGCCTAAGGGAAAATCCTTGTATAAAATCCGAGGTTCTATGCCTGATCCCACCCACTTTTTTACCTTCAGCCTGAAGAAAGAACTGGAGAAAAACAATATGGGAAGTGACACAGTATTTACACTTTTGCAACCTGATCAATACAAATATACCCGGAAAGAGATCAGCAACTATAGGTCCCCTGATCTGAAAACCCTGGTGAAATACACTAATGAATCGAGCATAAATCTATATGCTGAGAGTATTTTACGCACCCTTGGTCTTAAGGAATTCCATGATGGATCTGATTCGGCGGGTATTGCAGCTATAAAGAAGCAACTTTTTTCTTTTGGTTTTGATGAATCTTCTTTTACGCTGGATGATGGAAGTGGATTGTCCACAAAAAATCAGGTGAGTGCAGATCTTCTGAGTAGATTTTTAGTTCAATTTTTGAAGAGTAAAGATAGAGCTCTTGTAAAAGAAATCATCCCTTCGGTCGGCGAACGTGGAACGGTAAAACGCTTGCTGGTCAACTCTGAAGCAAAAGGGAAGATATGGGCAAAATCAGGTTCAATGAATAATGTACTGTCTTATACAGGATATTGTGAAACTGAATCGGGTAGATTTATAGCGTTTTCTATCATTTTGAATACTCATGATGCTCATGGTAAACAACCGAGGAGGGGAGAATTAGAAAAAATTTTGGAGGCTATTTACAAATTTTGTTAA
- a CDS encoding sodium/solute symporter (Members of the Solute:Sodium Symporter (SSS), TC 2.A.21 as described in tcdb.org, catalyze solute:Na+ symport. Known solutes for members of the family include sugars, amino acids, nucleosides, inositols, vitamins, urea or anions, depending on the system.), with product MTNLSTLDISIIIAWIVGLLAFGIYISVTSKKETSSDYFLASNSLPWWAVGGSLIAANISAEQFIGMSGSGYVVGLAIASYELMAAITLIIVAKYFLPIFIKKEIYTMPQFLEKRFDGRVRTGLAFFWVLLFVFVNITSVLYLGSLALQSIMGIPLLYAIIGLAIYSGTYAVTGGLRAVALTDVIQVLALILGGLVATYMVLQAAGGGVFSGMAALIEKAPEKFDMILDKSNPEYMNLPGISVLIGGMWIANLYYWGTNQYIIQKALASKSLDESQTGTAAAALVKVILPMIVVIPGIAAYVLSADISKPDEAYPWVITNYVGWGFKGIAIAALIAAIGSSVAAIVNSASTIFTLDIYRPLFMKRDVERKQILTPLENNSSQLTVKEEHHLVNVGKISGLIFLIIGVIIAPSLGNLQQAFQFIQEFTGFISPGVLAIFILGLFWKKTSTNAAFAGVIIAIPLSFAFKYLTPAIPFMDRMGLCFLLISAIMVAISLYENKNNDPKAIYFDTDLFKTSTRFNIISLIVILAVASIYIVFW from the coding sequence ATGACCAATCTCTCAACATTAGACATTAGCATCATTATCGCTTGGATAGTAGGCTTGCTGGCATTCGGTATTTATATTTCGGTGACGAGCAAAAAGGAAACATCTTCAGATTATTTTCTGGCATCCAACTCATTACCATGGTGGGCTGTAGGAGGTTCACTCATAGCCGCCAATATTTCTGCGGAGCAGTTTATAGGTATGTCAGGGTCAGGTTACGTAGTAGGATTGGCTATCGCCTCCTATGAATTAATGGCTGCAATAACGTTGATCATAGTTGCAAAATATTTCCTGCCCATATTTATCAAGAAAGAAATATATACCATGCCACAATTCCTTGAAAAAAGATTTGATGGAAGAGTAAGAACAGGGTTGGCCTTCTTTTGGGTATTGTTATTTGTATTTGTCAATATTACTTCAGTATTGTATCTTGGATCATTGGCGTTGCAATCTATAATGGGCATTCCGCTTCTATATGCTATCATAGGCCTGGCAATTTATTCAGGTACTTATGCTGTCACCGGAGGTCTCAGAGCAGTAGCACTGACTGATGTTATACAGGTTCTTGCTTTAATATTGGGTGGTCTTGTAGCGACATATATGGTTTTACAAGCAGCAGGAGGTGGGGTTTTTTCCGGGATGGCGGCTTTGATCGAAAAAGCACCTGAAAAATTTGATATGATACTTGATAAATCCAATCCGGAGTATATGAATTTGCCAGGTATCAGTGTACTCATAGGAGGCATGTGGATTGCCAATCTGTACTATTGGGGCACCAATCAGTATATCATCCAGAAAGCCTTGGCCAGCAAGAGTCTGGATGAATCTCAGACTGGTACTGCAGCTGCTGCATTGGTAAAAGTCATTTTACCAATGATAGTAGTTATACCAGGTATTGCTGCATATGTGCTTAGTGCAGATATCTCAAAACCGGATGAAGCATATCCCTGGGTTATTACCAATTATGTTGGTTGGGGATTTAAAGGTATTGCTATCGCTGCATTAATAGCGGCAATCGGGTCTTCTGTTGCGGCTATTGTTAATTCTGCGAGTACAATTTTTACCTTGGATATATATCGCCCTTTATTCATGAAAAGAGATGTAGAAAGAAAACAAATCCTTACCCCTCTTGAAAATAATAGCAGTCAGCTCACAGTGAAAGAAGAGCACCATTTGGTAAATGTTGGTAAAATTTCAGGATTGATTTTCCTCATCATCGGAGTGATCATCGCCCCATCATTAGGCAATTTGCAACAAGCTTTCCAGTTTATACAGGAATTTACCGGGTTTATCAGTCCAGGAGTCTTAGCCATCTTTATTTTGGGATTATTTTGGAAAAAAACATCGACCAATGCAGCTTTTGCAGGTGTGATCATTGCCATTCCACTTTCATTTGCATTTAAATATTTGACTCCTGCTATTCCATTTATGGACAGAATGGGCTTATGTTTTCTGTTGATTTCTGCGATCATGGTGGCTATATCATTGTATGAAAATAAAAATAATGACCCTAAAGCCATATATTTTGATACTGACTTATTCAAAACAAGTACTAGGTTTAATATAATTTCATTAATTGTTATTCTGGCAGTGGCATCTATCTATATTGTATTCTGGTAG
- a CDS encoding GH92 family glycosyl hydrolase encodes MIFRSALIVFILLNFGKSFSQKKPAQYVNTFIGTGGHGHTYPGATVPYGMVQLSPDTRIEGWDGCGGYHYDDNYIYGFSHTHLNGTGVPDLCDILVMPGSGEPVWNNGFKSKPGYGSSFSHTSEKSSPGFYSVMLEDYNIKAELTATKRVGLHRYTFPKSDKAKILFDLQHRDEVLESSIKVVSNTRIQGLRRSSSWAQDQYIYFVAEFSKPFSSYKIAVNDQEVSDVTQKENEKNIKAVFHFLTSDDEKILVKVGISAVSFEGASLNLKTELPHWDFERVKMDADKAWHKELSRIQVDGGSEDKKVIFYTALYHAMINPNIFMDVDGKYRGRDLGIHQAKGFDNYTIFSLWDVYRAWFPLMSIIDRKRYLDYMQTFLVQYEHGGLLPVWELHGNETNCMIGYHAIPPMVDGYVKGIKGFDPQKALEAMKKVP; translated from the coding sequence ATGATATTTAGATCCGCATTGATTGTATTCATTTTGTTAAATTTTGGGAAAAGCTTTAGTCAGAAAAAGCCTGCACAATATGTAAATACCTTTATAGGCACTGGTGGTCATGGGCATACTTACCCCGGAGCAACTGTTCCTTATGGCATGGTTCAACTGAGTCCTGATACCAGAATTGAAGGATGGGATGGATGCGGAGGATACCATTATGACGATAACTATATATACGGTTTTTCGCACACGCACCTGAATGGAACAGGTGTACCGGATCTTTGTGATATTCTGGTGATGCCCGGCAGCGGCGAACCAGTATGGAATAATGGGTTCAAGTCAAAACCCGGATATGGTTCTTCATTTTCACATACAAGTGAAAAATCCAGTCCGGGATTTTATTCTGTTATGCTGGAGGACTATAACATCAAAGCGGAATTGACTGCCACAAAGAGGGTAGGATTACATAGATACACTTTTCCAAAAAGTGACAAAGCAAAGATACTATTTGACCTCCAACACAGAGATGAAGTACTTGAATCAAGTATTAAAGTAGTAAGTAATACCAGAATACAAGGATTGAGAAGGTCAAGTTCATGGGCACAAGATCAGTATATATATTTTGTTGCTGAATTTTCGAAACCATTTTCCAGCTATAAAATAGCAGTAAATGATCAGGAAGTATCCGATGTTACTCAAAAGGAAAATGAAAAAAACATCAAAGCAGTATTTCATTTTTTAACTTCTGATGACGAAAAAATTTTGGTAAAAGTGGGCATTTCTGCCGTAAGTTTTGAAGGTGCATCACTAAATTTAAAAACTGAGTTACCGCATTGGGATTTTGAAAGGGTGAAAATGGATGCGGATAAGGCATGGCATAAAGAACTGTCCCGAATTCAGGTGGATGGAGGCTCTGAAGACAAAAAGGTCATATTTTATACTGCACTATATCATGCCATGATCAATCCTAATATTTTTATGGATGTTGATGGGAAATACAGAGGCAGAGACCTGGGAATTCATCAGGCCAAAGGATTTGATAATTATACTATCTTCTCATTGTGGGATGTTTATCGGGCCTGGTTTCCTTTGATGTCCATTATTGACAGGAAAAGATACCTCGATTATATGCAAACTTTTTTAGTACAATATGAACATGGTGGCCTTTTGCCGGTATGGGAACTTCACGGAAATGAAACCAATTGTATGATTGGGTATCATGCCATACCCCCGATGGTGGATGGATATGTAAAGGGAATCAAGGGATTTGATCCACAAAAGGCATTGGAAGCCATGAAAAAAGTGCCATAA
- a CDS encoding glycoside hydrolase family 92 protein: MAALDKKGFVSLEDEVESASKTLEYAYDDWAIAMFAKSLGKEKDYEYFLKRGQNYKNLFDFSTGFMRARSNGGWFNPFDPFEVNFNYTEANSWQYSFSAVQDITGFIQLHGGKQNVAKKLDELFSVNSAISGRHQSDITGLIGQYAHGNEPSHHMAYLYPFVGQSWKTQQRVHQIMQEMYTTKPDGLSGNEDCGQMSAWLIMSAMGFYPVTPGTDDYIIGTPWFEKVTINLENGKKFIINAKNISDQNYYISSAMLNGRRYDKSYIKHQQIMNGGNLTFYLASTPNKNWGNGPGNEPVSTIADHLIIPSPSVKEASKSFRGTKVIELIAQPNAKIFYRIGDGKTDGEYVQYTAPFEINVTCSVDFYALADGLKSNVITSEFVKMPDNKDISLKYLPQNQYSSGGASNLIDGIRCAADFRINGWLGFEKNNLEAIIDLRSKRKFLYLVPVLYRTTMHGFFILPKLSFLLQTMV; the protein is encoded by the coding sequence TTGGCAGCACTTGATAAAAAAGGGTTTGTGTCACTTGAAGATGAAGTGGAGAGTGCTTCCAAAACTCTGGAATATGCTTATGATGACTGGGCGATTGCGATGTTTGCCAAATCGTTGGGTAAGGAGAAAGACTATGAATATTTTTTAAAGAGAGGGCAGAATTATAAAAATCTATTTGATTTTTCTACCGGTTTTATGCGTGCCAGATCAAATGGTGGCTGGTTTAATCCGTTTGATCCATTTGAAGTGAACTTCAATTATACTGAAGCCAATTCATGGCAGTACAGTTTTTCGGCAGTTCAGGACATCACAGGGTTTATACAACTACATGGAGGAAAACAGAATGTGGCAAAAAAACTGGATGAATTGTTTTCAGTAAATTCTGCCATTTCAGGTCGCCATCAAAGTGACATCACTGGCCTGATAGGGCAGTATGCTCACGGAAATGAACCCAGTCATCATATGGCTTATTTGTATCCTTTTGTGGGCCAATCTTGGAAAACTCAACAAAGAGTACATCAGATCATGCAAGAAATGTACACGACAAAGCCTGATGGTCTGTCGGGAAATGAAGATTGCGGGCAGATGTCTGCATGGCTGATTATGAGTGCTATGGGATTCTATCCTGTGACACCAGGGACTGACGACTACATTATAGGAACCCCATGGTTTGAGAAGGTCACAATCAATCTTGAGAATGGGAAAAAATTCATCATCAATGCTAAAAATATTTCAGATCAAAATTATTATATCAGTTCTGCAATGTTGAATGGAAGACGATATGATAAGTCTTACATCAAACATCAACAGATAATGAATGGTGGGAATCTGACTTTTTATTTAGCTTCCACACCTAACAAAAACTGGGGCAATGGCCCTGGAAATGAACCTGTGAGCACTATAGCTGATCATTTGATAATACCTTCTCCTTCTGTCAAAGAAGCATCCAAATCATTTAGAGGGACAAAGGTCATCGAACTTATTGCCCAACCAAATGCAAAAATTTTTTATAGAATAGGAGATGGAAAAACTGATGGCGAATATGTTCAGTACACCGCACCTTTTGAAATCAATGTTACCTGCTCTGTTGATTTTTATGCTTTGGCCGATGGATTGAAAAGCAATGTGATTACATCAGAGTTTGTAAAAATGCCTGATAACAAAGATATTTCCTTAAAATATTTACCACAAAATCAGTATTCTTCAGGCGGAGCTTCAAATCTCATTGATGGTATACGATGTGCAGCCGATTTTAGGATCAATGGATGGTTAGGTTTTGAAAAAAACAATCTTGAAGCCATCATAGATCTCAGGTCAAAAAGGAAGTTTCTGTATTTGGTGCCGGTTTTATACAGGACAACAATGCATGGGTTTTTTATCCTACCAAAACTGAGTTTTTTGCTTCAGACGATGGTGTGA
- a CDS encoding SGNH/GDSL hydrolase family protein, translating into MNLLKIIIVGAIAGIFLNYSLSGQKNLTFLALGDSYTIGEGVPVFDNFPYQAVKLLRQKGIKINAPEIVAKTGWTTDELINGIENYQLLKKYDLVTLLIGVNNQYRGRNVDEYGIQYKKLLDSAVKFAGGKKERVLVLSIPDWGVTPFAEGKDRSKIATEIDRYNAVKEKITKEAGVVFISITEGTREASGDISLLAKDKLHPSGKEYKRWAEKIVQLFR; encoded by the coding sequence ATGAATTTATTAAAAATCATTATCGTCGGTGCTATTGCCGGGATATTCCTGAATTATTCACTCTCAGGACAAAAGAACCTCACTTTTCTGGCATTGGGTGATTCGTATACCATTGGAGAAGGTGTGCCTGTTTTTGATAATTTTCCATACCAAGCTGTAAAGCTATTGCGCCAAAAAGGTATAAAAATCAATGCCCCTGAAATAGTGGCCAAAACTGGATGGACTACCGACGAATTGATCAATGGCATCGAAAATTATCAACTTCTGAAAAAATATGATTTGGTAACATTATTGATAGGTGTCAATAATCAATACAGAGGTCGGAATGTTGATGAGTATGGAATTCAATACAAAAAGCTGCTCGATAGTGCTGTAAAGTTTGCCGGCGGTAAAAAGGAAAGAGTTCTAGTGCTAAGCATTCCGGATTGGGGTGTGACGCCTTTTGCAGAAGGAAAAGATCGAAGTAAAATTGCAACTGAAATAGATCGGTATAATGCTGTCAAGGAGAAAATCACTAAAGAAGCCGGAGTAGTATTTATCAGTATCACGGAAGGAACCAGAGAAGCTTCCGGTGATATCAGCTTACTGGCCAAAGATAAATTACATCCTTCAGGAAAAGAATATAAAAGATGGGCAGAAAAAATTGTTCAATTGTTTAGATAA
- a CDS encoding DUF1800 domain-containing protein, with protein MRYLLNPLIFVFIFFNYGCFAQKQVVKKFPYAASGLTERQAAEHLLSKFTFGVRDKDIDAAIKMGLENWFFTQLDGNIADPDLDKRLSSFPGLKMSNKELVNTYSLGAQLRKRAIDEGLVSKEDVTDENKEKLREIYRELKLKHGVSSAKELENQTIHQKIVRAVYSQNQIHEILTDFWFNHFNVFMGKNQTSRFVLSYERDAIRPHVVGYFKDMLISTAQSPAMLTYLDNFLSMAENEDGFAKRKMNKKSSGLNENYAREIMELHTLGVDGGYTQDDVRNAAKILTGWTIYPMGDEANNKLVKFLDRIGEDRLVSQGFVHHGDFLFVPNRHEKGQKIVLGVSYDQGGYDEGLQLLDNLAKHPSTARFICQKLATRFTNDRPDETLIKHLSEVFIHSGGNIREVLSKLVYHESFWNKNAIHQKIKSPFEYTISAMRILQVEIHNPAPISNWITKMGQKLYNYQAPTGFPDQGKYWINTGSLLNRMNFGLDLANGKIRGISYDPEKLLQNQEPESVEDAIFKIGKRLLPERNIQSTVERLTPLVSDPSFSEKVNKAAGTDQEKSDEGMDEVSHKNMAEITENSKITHVLGMLIGSPEFQRK; from the coding sequence ATGAGATACTTACTGAATCCTTTGATCTTTGTGTTCATTTTCTTCAACTATGGATGTTTTGCACAGAAACAAGTTGTTAAAAAGTTTCCATATGCAGCTTCAGGATTGACTGAACGGCAGGCTGCAGAACATCTTTTAAGCAAGTTTACTTTTGGGGTGCGTGATAAGGATATAGATGCTGCTATTAAAATGGGGCTTGAAAATTGGTTTTTTACACAATTGGATGGTAATATAGCAGATCCTGATTTGGACAAAAGACTAAGTTCTTTCCCTGGATTAAAAATGTCAAATAAGGAACTTGTCAATACATATTCGTTAGGGGCTCAATTGAGAAAAAGGGCGATAGATGAAGGACTGGTTTCAAAGGAAGATGTAACGGATGAAAATAAAGAAAAATTGCGAGAGATTTACCGGGAGCTTAAACTAAAGCATGGGGTAAGTAGCGCAAAAGAACTTGAAAATCAAACCATCCATCAGAAGATTGTAAGGGCAGTGTATAGCCAAAATCAAATACATGAAATCCTTACTGATTTTTGGTTCAATCATTTTAATGTTTTTATGGGCAAAAATCAGACATCACGATTTGTGCTTTCCTATGAAAGAGATGCTATAAGACCTCATGTAGTTGGGTATTTTAAGGATATGCTAATTAGTACCGCGCAGTCACCTGCCATGCTGACATATCTGGACAATTTTTTAAGTATGGCAGAAAATGAAGATGGTTTTGCCAAGAGAAAAATGAATAAAAAATCCAGTGGATTGAATGAAAACTATGCTCGTGAAATCATGGAACTGCACACTTTAGGTGTTGATGGTGGATACACTCAGGATGATGTCAGGAATGCTGCCAAGATTCTCACTGGATGGACCATTTATCCTATGGGTGATGAAGCAAATAATAAATTGGTTAAGTTTTTAGACAGAATAGGAGAGGACAGGCTTGTATCTCAAGGTTTTGTACATCATGGAGATTTCCTTTTTGTACCCAACAGGCATGAAAAAGGACAAAAAATAGTGTTGGGAGTATCTTATGATCAGGGAGGTTATGATGAGGGACTACAATTACTTGATAATTTGGCAAAACACCCTTCTACTGCACGGTTTATATGTCAAAAATTAGCTACAAGATTTACAAATGATCGGCCGGATGAAACATTGATTAAACATCTTTCTGAAGTCTTTATACATTCAGGTGGAAATATAAGAGAAGTTCTGTCGAAATTGGTGTATCACGAGTCTTTCTGGAATAAAAATGCAATACACCAAAAAATAAAATCACCTTTTGAGTATACAATCAGTGCGATGAGAATTTTACAAGTTGAAATTCATAACCCGGCACCCATATCAAATTGGATAACAAAGATGGGGCAAAAACTCTATAATTATCAAGCACCCACCGGTTTTCCCGATCAGGGCAAATACTGGATCAATACCGGATCATTGCTCAACCGAATGAACTTTGGATTGGATCTGGCAAATGGTAAGATAAGAGGAATTTCATATGATCCTGAAAAATTACTCCAAAATCAGGAACCGGAATCAGTTGAGGATGCCATATTTAAGATTGGAAAACGATTGTTGCCGGAAAGAAATATACAATCTACCGTAGAAAGATTGACACCATTGGTCAGTGATCCGTCTTTTTCTGAAAAAGTAAACAAGGCTGCCGGTACTGATCAGGAAAAATCTGATGAAGGAATGGATGAAGTAAGTCATAAAAATATGGCTGAAATTACTGAGAATTCAAAAATTACACATGTGTTGGGAATGCTTATTGGGTCACCGGAATTTCAAAGAAAATAA